A region of the Williamwhitmania sp. genome:
TCCCACAATTTTAAAACCAGAGTTAGCCAGCATGTTGGACACATCGCGAGAGGAGACAAAGCGGTTGGTTACACTATCGCGAATATAAATTCTAACACCCATGCAGGTAACCTCACTCATCTTGGCGGAAGAAAACGATAGCGCCGCCACTAGGTAGGTAATAATCCCTATCCAGGCCGCCATTAACCGTATACGGTTCCACTTTATCGAATTCATTGCGAATACTTTTTCTCCAACATTTGCTCAACAGGGGTTACCAGCTTATCAATATCACCGGCACCCATCATTATTAGTACCTCTAAATCGTCCCGCTCAGCGAGCAATCTCATTAATGCATCCTTGCTTACCAGCTGCTTTTTTGAAATTGAAATCATATCGAGCAGCAGCATCGAACTCACACCAGTGATAGGTTCCTCCCTTGCTGGGTAAATATCGAGCAAGTAAAGCTCATCGAGCAAACTTAGACTTGCAGCAAAATCGCTAGCCAAGTCTCTTGTTCTTGTAAATAGATGCGGTTGAAACACGCCAGTAACTTGTTTACCAGGAAAGGCTTCCCTCATGGCAGCGATAGCTGCACGAAGCTCTACCGGGTGATGCGCATAATCGTCAACCAGCACCACATCATCTTGCTTAAAGCGAATGTCGAACCTCCGGCGAACCCCCTTAAACGAGGCAATACCAACGCGAAGTTCTTCAGCCGAGATACCGCCCAGTAACGCTAATGCTGAAGCTGCCACAGCGTTTTCCATGTTCACGTGACCAGGCAAATGGAGTTGAAGGTCGCTAATTATCCCCTGGGGTGTTACTAGGTCGAATATGGAAACACCATTTTCAAGCCTGATCGATTGAGCATAATAATCACACTTCTGGTGGAGTGAATACCGGTAAACAGCAATGTCCGTCCTATCGATTTCGACACTAACACCCATTTTAATTACAACAGCGCCACCAGCTTTTACTTGGGCCACAAATTGAGAAAATGCAAGTGCAATTGCCTCATAGGTTTGGTATATATCAAGATGGTCGGCATCGATGGAAGTAATAACGGCATAGTCAGGGAAAAGTCTCAAGAATGATCGATCGTACTCATCGGCCTCAACTACCAAGTTATGTGATCCACCGCCAGCCAAAAAATTTGTTCCATAGTTTTTTGAAATGCCGCCCAGAAAAGCACCACATCCCAATCCTCCAGCTGTTAGTAAGTGCGCTACAAAAGTGGTAATTGTTGTTTTTCCATGAGTTCCCGAAACGGCAATGGTGCGCTTCCCCCTTGATAGTTCACCCAGCACCTCCGACCGTTTTAATACCATAAAGCCTTGACTTCGGAACCAATTCAGCTCCAAATGGTGTGTGGGAACAGCTGGGGTATAAATAACTATGGTACCCTCGGCAACCATAAACGGCTCCGGAATAAGCGCTACCTCATCGCTAAAATGAATACTCATACCCTCTGTAATCAAAGCATGGGTAAGGTCGGTAGATGTGCGGTCGTAACCGGCCACGGCCTTTCCTTCACCAGCAAAATAGCGAGCTAGGGCACTCATCCCAATGCCACCAATGCCAATTAAATAGACCCTATCAACCTTTTCGATATTCATTTTAGCTCCTTTGCAAGATTAAATACTTCTTGAGCGATGGCTGCTGCCGAGTTTGGCAACGCCAAGGCAAATATATTTTTTTTAAGCTCTGCCAACCGATTGCTATCCTTAACCAACTCAATAGCCCGAGGCATTAGCAACTTTGCAGAATCATCATCGGC
Encoded here:
- the murC gene encoding UDP-N-acetylmuramate--L-alanine ligase; protein product: MNIEKVDRVYLIGIGGIGMSALARYFAGEGKAVAGYDRTSTDLTHALITEGMSIHFSDEVALIPEPFMVAEGTIVIYTPAVPTHHLELNWFRSQGFMVLKRSEVLGELSRGKRTIAVSGTHGKTTITTFVAHLLTAGGLGCGAFLGGISKNYGTNFLAGGGSHNLVVEADEYDRSFLRLFPDYAVITSIDADHLDIYQTYEAIALAFSQFVAQVKAGGAVVIKMGVSVEIDRTDIAVYRYSLHQKCDYYAQSIRLENGVSIFDLVTPQGIISDLQLHLPGHVNMENAVAASALALLGGISAEELRVGIASFKGVRRRFDIRFKQDDVVLVDDYAHHPVELRAAIAAMREAFPGKQVTGVFQPHLFTRTRDLASDFAASLSLLDELYLLDIYPAREEPITGVSSMLLLDMISISKKQLVSKDALMRLLAERDDLEVLIMMGAGDIDKLVTPVEQMLEKKYSQ